CTTGGGACAGGACAACGGACGAAAGCACTTTGTGATATCGAAATAAACAGTCGTTGCCATGGGCAACATTGACGGGGATTTTCTTTAGCAACCGCTAAGCGGTGCTCTTTGATTGAAATCCAATCGACAATAGAAATAGGCGCCGTTAGCGTGGTCAGAAGTGCTTCGAAGCGCCTCAAAGTGGGTCGATTCCGATGTCAGTGCATTGTGGGGGTTTGAAGGCATTTTCTCTCTAGCTTAGAACAAAATTTTTCTCTTCcgagaaaaatgcaaaacactgCCTTCTCCTAGTATTCTAGTGTCTATTCTTGTGTCTATAAGTTTTAAGCAACGCAGTCTGACCCAGCTAGTGTCCAAACGCTTCTGGAATCGATTGGATTGCTACCGTCACGCCATACTCCCTCCCCCTTTGGTTTCATCATCCGCAACGAATGTAAAGCGTAAACCTCTTTTCGTCACATTTCACTCGTGTTTTATTACATTGCTAAGCTTGCACCACAGATCGCTGCATATGCCGATTGTATCGCCGGCACACTCTGAGGCCCTTAAGAATCGTTTTCGAAGTCAGCCGGGTTCTTACGGTTGATTTGGGTGTGCAGATTTTCCACGTAATTGTACACCATGTAGCCCATGACGAACGCTACAAACggaaggaaagcaaacggGGATAAACATCATGCCACGCATCGCAAACAACGGTGCGCCTGGAATCTTACGCGGCGCTACGATGAAGATCTGCGAACGGATCCGTCGGAGCGTATTTGGGATGCCCTTGCTGAGCACATTGGCGAAGGCGCGCTGTTCGAAGGGAGAGATCTTGTGCGTGACGATGCCGCGTACTTTGGCAAGTTCTCCAAATCCGTGACCCATTGTCGTTTGGTTGAGGCTGAGCGCAAACGCTAACGAATTATCTGCAAATTTTACAAAACAGAACGATACATTACATAATCGACGTTGCACTACATTTTAATCAGCAGCCTGGCACCGGCCAAACTAGCACACGGAACAGATAGTGCCCAAGCCTCTCGATCCAAATCCGATCGTTGTAGaacattttttgtgctttGCAATAcgtaaaatcaaataattctTTGTGAAAATAGTACTCACGGACcttgtttcttttcggtttgcAATAAAACCCGATCGAGTGGATGTCAAATGTGACATTTCTGGTTCTACGCTCTGGGTTGAAAAACACTATGCACGTTTCGAACAGCATACTTTCCTACAAAGCTACAACTTGGTATTGTTTTactgcggttttgttttattcctcAAAACCCTCACCATATTAGTTTCAactgaaaattttattttgaccAAAGTACAAACGAAGGActgtatatttttatttctgtcgAACGAATAGATCCATGAAATAAGATTCTCTTGGGGCACCCTGTGCGGCGCAATCTCTGTCATTTTCTCGTGTTTACACTTTCGATTGTTATTCAACCAACAATTGAAACCGGCCAAACGGAGTGCGCTTCGAGTGCGTTTAAATTCACACAGAAACATGTCCACCCGGTGGTATCCGATCTACCAGCGAGGCAACCCGCAACTACGGGTGTTTCTTCCAAACTTTTGGCTCAAGCTCGTGCGAcccgaacagcagcaaccctCCAACGTGGTACAGTTCGCGTGCTCGATGGAAATGACCCGGCACGATGTAAAGAACTATCTGGAAAAAATCTACAAAATCCCGGTAGTCAATGTGCGCACTCGCATAGGACTAGGAAACACCAAGCCCGACATGGTGCTAGGATACATAACGAAGGACGAGGACACGAAATATGCGTACGTAACGCTGGTAAGATTGAACCACAGTCTCTGCGGATAACAATCGTCTACATGGCCACCTTTTACGTTCTAGCCCAATACCATCAAGTTCGAGTTCCCCGACATCTTTCCCACAGACGCCAAACAGAAGATGGAGGATGACAAAAAATCGCTggacgaagcgaagaagaacTACAAAAAGTTCCTGGACAAAAACAAAGACCGTCCCGGCACTCCCGGATGGTTTTCGATTTAAGGTTAAGGCTTGATCGTCATCTTCCTCCTAATAGTGCGCCTCCCGTTTAGAAATGCAGAGTAATAAAAAGGTTATCTTTATTTGTTCAGAAACACGGTTTCTCGTTAACGAGCCCTTTGGGCAACCTTTGTCGCTGCTTCAGGATTTCG
The nucleotide sequence above comes from Anopheles bellator chromosome 1, idAnoBellAS_SP24_06.2, whole genome shotgun sequence. Encoded proteins:
- the LOC131216241 gene encoding cytochrome b-c1 complex subunit 8 produces the protein MGHGFGELAKVRGIVTHKISPFEQRAFANVLSKGIPNTLRRIRSQIFIVAPPFVMGYMVYNYVENLHTQINRKNPADFENDS
- the LOC131216055 gene encoding large ribosomal subunit protein uL23m: MSTRWYPIYQRGNPQLRVFLPNFWLKLVRPEQQQPSNVVQFACSMEMTRHDVKNYLEKIYKIPVVNVRTRIGLGNTKPDMVLGYITKDEDTKYAYVTLPNTIKFEFPDIFPTDAKQKMEDDKKSLDEAKKNYKKFLDKNKDRPGTPGWFSI